A genome region from Drosophila simulans strain w501 chromosome 2R, Prin_Dsim_3.1, whole genome shotgun sequence includes the following:
- the LOC6733693 gene encoding serine/threonine-protein kinase N isoform X6 has translation MSKLVKRIRSMINPSSQRDREDTTSVSASEGFVARRKCNSLPRRSSRHPTARRSNSGLWNRLVTNVFGPEDSYDFDNDGDSGGAVFYTDSVNGSNYEISAEGEYIKHPVLYELSHKYGFTENLPESCMSIRLEEIKEAIRREIRKELKIKEGAEKLREVAKDRRSLSDVAVLVKKSKSKLAELKSELQELESQILLTSANTAVNSNGQESITACIDPNGGFLVSGAVGGLGGGSTALEGGAPATANDKVLASLEKQLQIEMKVKTGAENMIQSLGIGCDKKLLAEAHQMLADSKAKIEFLRLRIIKVKQNREQADRLKASRQMIDEHGQTIGGNNSSQPQSLETTLEERIEELRHRLRIEAAVVDGAKNVIRTLQTANRAPDKKALQEAHGRLSESSRKLDLLRYSLDLRRQELPADSPAAQLLKTELQIVQLSTSPAPVTYTSLQSGQAGILGGKPYQSVSSLGRCASVTGKLEVRLLGCQDLLEDVPGRSRRDKDNNSSPGDLRSFVKGVTSRSSSKSYSVKDETSIEIMAVIKLDNITVGQTSWKQCSQQAWDQRFSIDLDRSRELEIGVYWRDWRSLCAVKVLRLEEFIDDVRHGMALQLEPQGLLFAEVKFLNPMISQKPKLRRQRMIFNRQQAKNISRAKQMNINVATWGRLLKRNAPNHVHMGSVGSGSSLTGSSPMVVGGSRDSESPISRTPSSDALVEPEPYTPGEQAQNLEFDPDAGINEHVETPGEYPDPAASGLSGMRPLSMHMQGISVLPPESPPVATGVAGRPNTLSLQMPGASKGQVIQGGRTAAPTTAPPPPPVLKSTSTTPILDQEPQPPHPAQKPTNPEPPSAVEQQLHRPVLILPPVVLLGGREEDRSVPPSPLVEYPEDDDEYLYRGSNENLGTRLHSSHSSSAGDRFCVEVIPQLGKLYVGSSQQQYAQQSSPIIQEPPTPTIYGNSAAAGAPQFPQPAQRQEKQPPQQQPIYANQYELNVAKAAAAASVYSPSSSTTSNSNQQQRRNVARGLQYRESGGLETGRAGKQPPNAGMLSMDNFRLLSVLGRGHFGKVILSQLRSNNQYYAIKALKKGDIIARDEVESLLSEKRIFEVANAMRHPFLVNLYSCFQTEQHVCFVMEYAAGGDLMMHIHTDVFLEPRAVFYAACVVLGLQYLHENKIIYRDLKLDNLLLDTEGYVKIADFGLCKEGMGFGDRTGTFCGTPEFLAPEVLTETSYTRAVDWWGLGVLIFEMLVGESPFPGDDEEEVFDSIVNDEVRYPRFLSLEAIAVMRRLLRKNPERRLGSSERDAEDVKKQAFFRSIVWDDLLLRKVKPPFVPTINHLEDVSNFDEEFTSEKAQLTPPKEPRHLTEEEQVLFQDFSYTAEWC, from the exons ATGTCCAAGCTGGTGAAGAGAATCCGCAGCATGATCAATCCAAGCAGTCAGCGGGATCGCGAAGATACCACCTCGGTGTCCGCTTCAGAGGGCTTCGTTGCTCGCAGGAAGTGTAACTCGCTGCCCCGAAGGAGCAGTAGACACCCGACCGCCCGGCGATCGAACAGTGGTCTGTGGAATCGACTGGTCACCAATGTCTTCGGACCGGAAGATTCGTATGACTTTGACAACGATGGCGACAGTGGTGGTGCCGTATTTTACACCGATTCGGTGAACGGTTCAAACTATGAGATATCTGCAGAA GGCGAATACATCAAGCATCCCGTTCTGTACGAGCTCAGTCACAAATATGGTTTCACAGAGAATCTGCCGGAGAGCTGTATGTCCATACGGCTGGAGGAGATCAAGGAGGCCATTCGGCGAGAGATCCGCAAGGAGCTGAAGATCAAGGAGGGCGCCGAGAAGCTACGCGAGGTGGCCAAGGATCGGCGATCCCTCAGCGATGTGGCCGTTCTTGTCAAGAAGAGCAAAAGTAAACTTGCCGAACTGAAGTCCGAGTTACAGGAGCTCGAGAGTCAAATCCTCCTGACATCGGCCAACACCGCCGTCAATAGCAATGGACAAG AATCGATCACTGCCTGCATTGACCCCAATGGCGGCTTCTTGGTCAGCGGTGCAGTTGGTGGCTTGGGCGGCGGAAGCACGGCTCTGGAGGGCGGCGCACCGGCCACTGCCAATGACAAAGTGCTCGCCTCGCTGGAGAAGCAGCTGCAGATTGAGATGAAGGTGAAGACCGGTGCGGAAAACATGATTCAGTCGCTGGGCATCGGATGTGACAAGAAGCTGCTGGCGGAAGCCCACCAGATGCTGGCCGACTCGAAGGCCAAGATTGAGTTTTTGCGCCTGCGCATCATCAAGGTGAAACAGAATCGCGAGCAGGCCGATCGCCTCAAGGCCTCGCGCCAGATGATCGACGAGCACGGCCAGACGATCGGCGggaacaacagcagccagccGCAGAGCCTGGAGACGACGCTGGAGGAGCGGATCGAGGAGCTCCGCCATCGACTGCGGATCGAGGCAGCCGTCGTCGATGGAGCCAAGAATGTTATACGCACGCTGCAGACGGCGAATAGGGCACCGGACAAGAAGGCTTTGCAGGAG GCCCATGGACGTTTGTCGGAATCGTCGCGAAAACTAGATCTCTTGCGCTACTCCTTGGATCTACGACGCCAGGAGCTGCCCGCTGATTCGCCCGCCGCCCAGCTATTAAAAACGGAGCTGCAGATCGTCCAGCTATCGACCTCCCCAGCTCCGGTCACCTACACATCACTGCAATCCGGACAAGCGGGCATACTCGGCGGAAAGCCGTACCAGTCGGTGTCCTCGCTTGGACGCTGTGCCAGTGTCACCGGAAAACTGGAGGTTCGATTGCTGGGCTGTCAAGATTTGCTGGAAGATGTGCCCGGCAGATCGAGGAGGGACAAGGACAACAACTCCAGTCCGGGTGATTTAAGAAGCTTCGTCAAGGGCGTCACCTCGCGCAGCAGTTCAAAGAGCTATTCGGTAAAGGATGAGACCTCCATTGAGATCATGGCGGTCATCAAGCTGGACAACATCACCGTGGGCCAGACATCGTGGAAGCAATGCTCGCAGCAGGCCTGGGATCAGCGCTTCTCCATCGATCTAGACAGGTCGCGTGAACTGGAGATTGGAGTTTACTGGCGCGACTGGCGATCCCTGTGCGCCGTAAAGGTGCTGCGCCTGGAAGAGTTCATTGACGATGTGCGACATGGCATGGCATTGCAGCTGGAGCCACAAGGTCTGCTATTTGCGGAGGTCAAGTTCTTGAACCCAATGATTTCACAGAAGCCAAAGCTGAGGCGCCAGCGTATGATCTTCAACAGGCAGCAGGCGAAGAACATATCGCGGGCCAAGCAGATGAACATCAATGTGGCCACATGGGGCCGCCTGCTTAAGCGGAATGCTCCTAACCATGTGCACATGGGATCGGTAGGATCTGGATCTTCTCTAACCGGTAGCTCACCTATGGTGGTTGGTGGGTCTCGCGACTCTGAATCGCCGATTTCGAGGACTCCCTCCTCCGACGCACTGGTGGAACCGGAGCCATACACGCCCGGAGAGCAGGCACAGAACTTGGAATTCGATCCTGATGCAGGAATTAATGAACACGTGGAGACGCCAGGTGAATACCCGGATCCGGCGGCCAGTGGTCTGAGCGGAATGCGACCCCTGTCCATGCACATGCAGGGAATTAGTGTGCTGCCCCCGGAATCGCCACCAGTAGCCACCGGAGTTGCTGGACGGCCCAATACGCTCAGCTTACAGATGCCGGGTGCCAGTAAAGGACAGGTGATTCAAGGCGGCCGGACTGCGGCACCTACAACggcgccaccgccaccacctgTGCTCAAGTCGACATCCACCACTCCGATATTGGATCAGGAG CCGCAGCCACCACATCCCGCCCAGAAACCGACGAATCCCGAACCACCGTCCGCTGTGGAACAGCAGCTGCACCGTCCGGTCCTAATCCTGCCGCCCGTGGTGCTCCTGGGTGGTCGGGAGGAGGACCGTTCGGTGCCACCATCGCCACTAGTCGAGTATcccgaggacgacgacgagtaTCTGTACCGGGGCAGCAACGAAAACCTGGGCACCCGGCTGCACTCCAGCCACAGCTCCAGTGCCGGCGATCGTTTCTGTGTGGAG GTCATACCACAGTTGGGCAAGCTTTACGTGGGCAGTAGCCAGCAGCAGTATGCGCAGCAATCTTCGCCCATCATCCAGGAGCCACCTACTCCTACCATTTACGGAAACAGCGCCGCTGCCGGTGCGCCGCAGTTCCCGCAGCCCGCCCAAAGGCAAGAGAAGCAGcctccgcagcagcagcccatcTACGCTAACCAGTATGAGCTGAATGTGGCCaaagcggcagctgcagcttctgTTTACTCGCCcagctcctccaccaccaGCAACTCCAATCAACAGCAGCGCAGGAATGTGGCCCGTGGCCTGCAGTATCGTGAATCCGGAGGACTCGAGACTGGCCGGGCTGGAAAGCAGCCTCCCAATGCAGGCATGTTGTCAATGGACAACTTCCGTTTGCTAAGCGTTTTGGGACGCGGCCACTTTGGCAAGGTGATTCTGTCCCAATTGCGAAGCAACAACCAGTACTACGCTATTAAGGCGCTGAAGAAGGGAGACATCATCGCCCGCGACGAAGTGGAGTCCCTGCTTAGCGAAAAGCGCATCTTCGAGGTGGCCAACGCCATGCGTCATCCGTTCTTAGTAAACTTGTATTCGTGCTTCCAGACTGAG CAACACGTATGCTTTGTGATGGAATACGCTGCTGGCGGAGATTTGATGATGCACATCCACACGGACGTGTTCCTAGAGCCGAGAGCCGTTTTCTACGCCGCTTGTGTGGTTCTGGGCTTGCAGTACCTGCACGAGAACAAGATCATCTACCGGGACCTGAAGCTGGACAACTTGCTTTTGGACACGGAAGGATATGTGAAGATCGCGGACTTTGGTTTGTGCAAGGAGGGCATGGGCTTCGGTGATCGCACGGGCACTTTCTGTGGCACGCCCGAGTTCCTGGCTCCGGAAGTGCTCACGGAAACTTCATACACACGAGCTGTGGATTGGTGGGGCTTGGGTGTGTTGATCTTTGAGATGTTGGTTGGTGAG TCCCCATTCCCTGGTGACGATGAGGAGGAAGTATTCGATTCAATTGTCAACGATGAGGTGCGCTATCCGCGCTTCCTCTCGCTGGAGGCCATAGCCGTGATGCGTAGG CTTTTGCGTAAGAACCCAGAGAGACGTCTGGGATCCTCGGAACGGGATGCGGAGGATGTTAAGAAACAGGCATTCTTCCGGTCGATTGTGTGGGATGACCTGCTCCTGCGAAAGGTTAAACCACCATTCGTGCCGACAATT AACCACTTGGAGGATGTGTCCAACTTTGACGAGGAGTTCACGTCGGAGAAGGCTCAGTTAACGCCACCGAAGGAGCCGCGACACTTGaccgaggaggagcaggtgctCTTCCAGGACTTTTCATACACGGCCGAATGGTGTTAG
- the LOC6733693 gene encoding serine/threonine-protein kinase N isoform X5 gives MSKLVKRIRSMINPSSQRDREDTTSVSASEGFVARRKCNSLPRRSSRHPTARRSNSGLWNRLVTNVFGPEDSYDFDNDGDSGGAVFYTDSVNGSNYEISAEGEYIKHPVLYELSHKYGFTENLPESCMSIRLEEIKEAIRREIRKELKIKEGAEKLREVAKDRRSLSDVAVLVKKSKSKLAELKSELQELESQILLTSANTAVNSNGQESITACIDPNGGFLVSGAVGGLGGGSTALEGGAPATANDKVLASLEKQLQIEMKVKTGAENMIQSLGIGCDKKLLAEAHQMLADSKAKIEFLRLRIIKVKQNREQADRLKASRQMIDEHGQTIGGNNSSQPQSLETTLEERIEELRHRLRIEAAVVDGAKNVIRTLQTANRAPDKKALQEAHGRLSESSRKLDLLRYSLDLRRQELPADSPAAQLLKTELQIVQLSTSPAPVTYTSLQSGQAGILGGKPYQSVSSLGRCASVTGKLEVRLLGCQDLLEDVPGRSRRDKDNNSSPGDLRSFVKGVTSRSSSKSYSVKDETSIEIMAVIKLDNITVGQTSWKQCSQQAWDQRFSIDLDRSRELEIGVYWRDWRSLCAVKVLRLEEFIDDVRHGMALQLEPQGLLFAEVKFLNPMISQKPKLRRQRMIFNRQQAKNISRAKQMNINVATWGRLLKRNAPNHVHMGSVGSGSSLTGSSPMVVGGSRDSESPISRTPSSDALVEPEPYTPGEQAQNLEFDPDAGINEHVETPGEYPDPAASGLSGMRPLSMHMQGISVLPPESPPVATGVAGRPNTLSLQMPGASKGQVIQGGRTAAPTTAPPPPPVLKSTSTTPILDQELQPQPPHPAQKPTNPEPPSAVEQQLHRPVLILPPVVLLGGREEDRSVPPSPLVEYPEDDDEYLYRGSNENLGTRLHSSHSSSAGDRFCVEVIPQLGKLYVGSSQQQYAQQSSPIIQEPPTPTIYGNSAAAGAPQFPQPAQRQEKQPPQQQPIYANQYELNVAKAAAAASVYSPSSSTTSNSNQQQRRNVARGLQYRESGGLETGRAGKQPPNAGMLSMDNFRLLSVLGRGHFGKVILSQLRSNNQYYAIKALKKGDIIARDEVESLLSEKRIFEVANAMRHPFLVNLYSCFQTEQHVCFVMEYAAGGDLMMHIHTDVFLEPRAVFYAACVVLGLQYLHENKIIYRDLKLDNLLLDTEGYVKIADFGLCKEGMGFGDRTGTFCGTPEFLAPEVLTETSYTRAVDWWGLGVLIFEMLVGESPFPGDDEEEVFDSIVNDEVRYPRFLSLEAIAVMRRLLRKNPERRLGSSERDAEDVKKQAFFRSIVWDDLLLRKVKPPFVPTINHLEDVSNFDEEFTSEKAQLTPPKEPRHLTEEEQVLFQDFSYTAEWC, from the exons ATGTCCAAGCTGGTGAAGAGAATCCGCAGCATGATCAATCCAAGCAGTCAGCGGGATCGCGAAGATACCACCTCGGTGTCCGCTTCAGAGGGCTTCGTTGCTCGCAGGAAGTGTAACTCGCTGCCCCGAAGGAGCAGTAGACACCCGACCGCCCGGCGATCGAACAGTGGTCTGTGGAATCGACTGGTCACCAATGTCTTCGGACCGGAAGATTCGTATGACTTTGACAACGATGGCGACAGTGGTGGTGCCGTATTTTACACCGATTCGGTGAACGGTTCAAACTATGAGATATCTGCAGAA GGCGAATACATCAAGCATCCCGTTCTGTACGAGCTCAGTCACAAATATGGTTTCACAGAGAATCTGCCGGAGAGCTGTATGTCCATACGGCTGGAGGAGATCAAGGAGGCCATTCGGCGAGAGATCCGCAAGGAGCTGAAGATCAAGGAGGGCGCCGAGAAGCTACGCGAGGTGGCCAAGGATCGGCGATCCCTCAGCGATGTGGCCGTTCTTGTCAAGAAGAGCAAAAGTAAACTTGCCGAACTGAAGTCCGAGTTACAGGAGCTCGAGAGTCAAATCCTCCTGACATCGGCCAACACCGCCGTCAATAGCAATGGACAAG AATCGATCACTGCCTGCATTGACCCCAATGGCGGCTTCTTGGTCAGCGGTGCAGTTGGTGGCTTGGGCGGCGGAAGCACGGCTCTGGAGGGCGGCGCACCGGCCACTGCCAATGACAAAGTGCTCGCCTCGCTGGAGAAGCAGCTGCAGATTGAGATGAAGGTGAAGACCGGTGCGGAAAACATGATTCAGTCGCTGGGCATCGGATGTGACAAGAAGCTGCTGGCGGAAGCCCACCAGATGCTGGCCGACTCGAAGGCCAAGATTGAGTTTTTGCGCCTGCGCATCATCAAGGTGAAACAGAATCGCGAGCAGGCCGATCGCCTCAAGGCCTCGCGCCAGATGATCGACGAGCACGGCCAGACGATCGGCGggaacaacagcagccagccGCAGAGCCTGGAGACGACGCTGGAGGAGCGGATCGAGGAGCTCCGCCATCGACTGCGGATCGAGGCAGCCGTCGTCGATGGAGCCAAGAATGTTATACGCACGCTGCAGACGGCGAATAGGGCACCGGACAAGAAGGCTTTGCAGGAG GCCCATGGACGTTTGTCGGAATCGTCGCGAAAACTAGATCTCTTGCGCTACTCCTTGGATCTACGACGCCAGGAGCTGCCCGCTGATTCGCCCGCCGCCCAGCTATTAAAAACGGAGCTGCAGATCGTCCAGCTATCGACCTCCCCAGCTCCGGTCACCTACACATCACTGCAATCCGGACAAGCGGGCATACTCGGCGGAAAGCCGTACCAGTCGGTGTCCTCGCTTGGACGCTGTGCCAGTGTCACCGGAAAACTGGAGGTTCGATTGCTGGGCTGTCAAGATTTGCTGGAAGATGTGCCCGGCAGATCGAGGAGGGACAAGGACAACAACTCCAGTCCGGGTGATTTAAGAAGCTTCGTCAAGGGCGTCACCTCGCGCAGCAGTTCAAAGAGCTATTCGGTAAAGGATGAGACCTCCATTGAGATCATGGCGGTCATCAAGCTGGACAACATCACCGTGGGCCAGACATCGTGGAAGCAATGCTCGCAGCAGGCCTGGGATCAGCGCTTCTCCATCGATCTAGACAGGTCGCGTGAACTGGAGATTGGAGTTTACTGGCGCGACTGGCGATCCCTGTGCGCCGTAAAGGTGCTGCGCCTGGAAGAGTTCATTGACGATGTGCGACATGGCATGGCATTGCAGCTGGAGCCACAAGGTCTGCTATTTGCGGAGGTCAAGTTCTTGAACCCAATGATTTCACAGAAGCCAAAGCTGAGGCGCCAGCGTATGATCTTCAACAGGCAGCAGGCGAAGAACATATCGCGGGCCAAGCAGATGAACATCAATGTGGCCACATGGGGCCGCCTGCTTAAGCGGAATGCTCCTAACCATGTGCACATGGGATCGGTAGGATCTGGATCTTCTCTAACCGGTAGCTCACCTATGGTGGTTGGTGGGTCTCGCGACTCTGAATCGCCGATTTCGAGGACTCCCTCCTCCGACGCACTGGTGGAACCGGAGCCATACACGCCCGGAGAGCAGGCACAGAACTTGGAATTCGATCCTGATGCAGGAATTAATGAACACGTGGAGACGCCAGGTGAATACCCGGATCCGGCGGCCAGTGGTCTGAGCGGAATGCGACCCCTGTCCATGCACATGCAGGGAATTAGTGTGCTGCCCCCGGAATCGCCACCAGTAGCCACCGGAGTTGCTGGACGGCCCAATACGCTCAGCTTACAGATGCCGGGTGCCAGTAAAGGACAGGTGATTCAAGGCGGCCGGACTGCGGCACCTACAACggcgccaccgccaccacctgTGCTCAAGTCGACATCCACCACTCCGATATTGGATCAGGAG TTGCAGCCGCAGCCACCACATCCCGCCCAGAAACCGACGAATCCCGAACCACCGTCCGCTGTGGAACAGCAGCTGCACCGTCCGGTCCTAATCCTGCCGCCCGTGGTGCTCCTGGGTGGTCGGGAGGAGGACCGTTCGGTGCCACCATCGCCACTAGTCGAGTATcccgaggacgacgacgagtaTCTGTACCGGGGCAGCAACGAAAACCTGGGCACCCGGCTGCACTCCAGCCACAGCTCCAGTGCCGGCGATCGTTTCTGTGTGGAG GTCATACCACAGTTGGGCAAGCTTTACGTGGGCAGTAGCCAGCAGCAGTATGCGCAGCAATCTTCGCCCATCATCCAGGAGCCACCTACTCCTACCATTTACGGAAACAGCGCCGCTGCCGGTGCGCCGCAGTTCCCGCAGCCCGCCCAAAGGCAAGAGAAGCAGcctccgcagcagcagcccatcTACGCTAACCAGTATGAGCTGAATGTGGCCaaagcggcagctgcagcttctgTTTACTCGCCcagctcctccaccaccaGCAACTCCAATCAACAGCAGCGCAGGAATGTGGCCCGTGGCCTGCAGTATCGTGAATCCGGAGGACTCGAGACTGGCCGGGCTGGAAAGCAGCCTCCCAATGCAGGCATGTTGTCAATGGACAACTTCCGTTTGCTAAGCGTTTTGGGACGCGGCCACTTTGGCAAGGTGATTCTGTCCCAATTGCGAAGCAACAACCAGTACTACGCTATTAAGGCGCTGAAGAAGGGAGACATCATCGCCCGCGACGAAGTGGAGTCCCTGCTTAGCGAAAAGCGCATCTTCGAGGTGGCCAACGCCATGCGTCATCCGTTCTTAGTAAACTTGTATTCGTGCTTCCAGACTGAG CAACACGTATGCTTTGTGATGGAATACGCTGCTGGCGGAGATTTGATGATGCACATCCACACGGACGTGTTCCTAGAGCCGAGAGCCGTTTTCTACGCCGCTTGTGTGGTTCTGGGCTTGCAGTACCTGCACGAGAACAAGATCATCTACCGGGACCTGAAGCTGGACAACTTGCTTTTGGACACGGAAGGATATGTGAAGATCGCGGACTTTGGTTTGTGCAAGGAGGGCATGGGCTTCGGTGATCGCACGGGCACTTTCTGTGGCACGCCCGAGTTCCTGGCTCCGGAAGTGCTCACGGAAACTTCATACACACGAGCTGTGGATTGGTGGGGCTTGGGTGTGTTGATCTTTGAGATGTTGGTTGGTGAG TCCCCATTCCCTGGTGACGATGAGGAGGAAGTATTCGATTCAATTGTCAACGATGAGGTGCGCTATCCGCGCTTCCTCTCGCTGGAGGCCATAGCCGTGATGCGTAGG CTTTTGCGTAAGAACCCAGAGAGACGTCTGGGATCCTCGGAACGGGATGCGGAGGATGTTAAGAAACAGGCATTCTTCCGGTCGATTGTGTGGGATGACCTGCTCCTGCGAAAGGTTAAACCACCATTCGTGCCGACAATT AACCACTTGGAGGATGTGTCCAACTTTGACGAGGAGTTCACGTCGGAGAAGGCTCAGTTAACGCCACCGAAGGAGCCGCGACACTTGaccgaggaggagcaggtgctCTTCCAGGACTTTTCATACACGGCCGAATGGTGTTAG